The following coding sequences lie in one Anomaloglossus baeobatrachus isolate aAnoBae1 chromosome 7, aAnoBae1.hap1, whole genome shotgun sequence genomic window:
- the GSPT1 gene encoding eukaryotic peptide chain release factor GTP-binding subunit ERF3A isoform X2 — MEISEPVVENGETEMSPEESWDHKDEPSEAEPGGGFSGDGGSSEEVAQEMMEEEEEVPKPKTAVAPPDAPKKEHVNVVFIGHVDAGKSTIGGQIMYLTGMVDKRTLEKYEREAKEKNRETWYLSWALDTNQEERDKGKTVEVGRAYFETEKKHFTILDAPGHKSFVPNMIGGASQADLAVLVISARKGEFETGFEKGGQTREHAMLAKTAGVKHLIVLINKMDDPTVNWSNDRYEECKEKLVPFLKKVGFNPKKDIHFMPCSGLTGANLKEPVESCPWYNGLPFIPYLDHLPIFNRSYDGPVRLPIVDKYKDMGTVVLGKLESGSICKGQQLVMMPNKKHNVEVLSLLSDEVETELVAPGENLKLRLKGIEEEEILPGFILCDPNNLCHSGRTFDAQIVIIEHKSIICPGYNAVLHIHTCIEEVEIIALICLVDKKSGEKSKTRPRFVKQDQVCIARLRTAGTICLETFKDFPQMGRFTLRDEGKTIAIGKVLKLVPEKD, encoded by the exons ATGGAGATTTCTGAACCCGTTG TAGAAAATGGAGAGACAGAGATGTCTCCTGAAGAGTCCTGGGACCACAAAGATGAGCCGAGCGAAGCAGAGCCAGGAGGCGGCTTCTCGGGAGATGGGGGCTCCTCTGAAGAAGTTGCCCAAGAAATgatggaggaagaggaagaagtcCCAAAACCTAAAACTGCTGTTGCACCACCCGATGCACCCAAAAAAGAACACGTTAATGTAGTGTTCATCGGACATGTAG atGCTGGAAAATCAACAATTGGTGGGCAGATTAT GTATTTAACTGGTATGGTGGACAAAAGAACACTTGAGAAATACGAAAGGGAAGCAAAAGAGAAGAACAGAGAAACCTG GTACCTCTCATGGGCTTTAGACACTAACCAGGAGGAACGAGACAAGGGTAAAACAGTAGAAGTTGGTCGTGCCTACTTTGAAACGGAGAAGAAACACTTCACTATCCTGGATGCCCCCGGCCACAAGAGCTTTGTGCCCAACATGATTGGGGGCGCCTCACAAGCAGATTTGGCTGTGCTG gtAATCTCTGCACGGAAAGGAGAATTTGAAACAGGATTCGAGAAAGGGGGACAGACGAGAGAGCATGCCATGTTGGCAAAAACGGCTGGCGTAAAGCATTTGATAGTTCTTATTAATAAAATGGATGATCCAACAGTAAACTGGAGCAATGACAG ATATGAAGAATGTAAAGAAAAACTTGTACCCTTCTTGAAAAAAGTTGGTTTTAACCCTAAAAAAGATATTCACTTTATGCCATGTTCAGGTCTGACTGGGGCCAACTTGAAGGAGCCAGTGGAGTCTTGCCCATGGTACAA tggGTTACCATTTATTCCATATCTTGATCACTTGCCAATCTTCAACAGATCATATGATGGACCTGTCCGACTTCCGATTGTGGATAAATACAAG gacATGGGGACAGTGGTTCTAGGGAAACTAGAATCTGGCTCAATATGCAAAGGACAACAGCTTGTCATGATGCCAAACAAG AAGCACAATGTTGAAGTTCTAAGCTTGCTCTCCGATGAAGTCGAGACTGAGCTGGTGGCACCCGGGGAAAATCTGAAGCTCAGACTGAAAGGAATAGAAGAGGAGGAAATTCTACCAGGATTTATTCTCTGTGACCCAAACAACCTTTGTCATTCTGGTCGCACCTTTGATGCCCAG ATTGTGATTATCGAGCACAAATCAATCATCTGTCCTGGTTACAATGCAGTGCTGCATATTCATACATGTATTGAAGAAGTTGAAATTATC GCCTTAATCTGCTTGGTAGACAAAAAATCAGGGGAAAAAAGCAAGACACGACCCCGCTTTGTTAAACAAGATCAAGTATGCATTGCCCGCTTAAGGACAGCGGGAACTATCTGCCTTGAAACATTCAAAGATTTCCCTCAAATGGGCCGATTTACCTTGCGAGATGAAG GTAAGACCATTGCAATTGGAAAGGTCTTGAAACTGGTTCCAGAAAAGGATTAA